One Brassica napus cultivar Da-Ae chromosome A5, Da-Ae, whole genome shotgun sequence DNA window includes the following coding sequences:
- the LOC106363149 gene encoding glutathione S-transferase T3-like, whose protein sequence is MANSSGFSNLLRSQIPVDLDSPEPFWFESQVPDESPSQVPDESGVKERRKYSPREDKILISAWLNTSKDPVVGNEQKAGAFWKRIVEYYNASPHLVGQIPREITSCKQRWARINEQVSKFTGCYDAALREQRSGQNDDDVMKAALDIFFSKYGNKFSLDHCWRELRHDQKWSSTYVAKDGGKEKRRQVLDIDREEDDVGEAEARPIGVKAAKAGSKKKKSGREEELSKLHGVLELKEKLSRHKVLDRLLAKKEPLSEMETSLKLKLMSEML, encoded by the coding sequence ATGGCTAACTCGTCTGGTTTTTCAAACCTTCTACGTAGTCAAATTCCAGTAGACCTTGATTCACCCGAACCTTTTTGGTTTGAGTCACAAGTTCCTGATGAGTCTCCTAGCCAAGTTCCTGATGAGTCCGGTGTTAAGGAGAGGAGGAAATATTCTCCCAGAGAGGATAAGATCCTTATTAGTGCTTGGCTTAACACCAGTAAGGACCCTGTCGTCGGGAATGAGCAGAAAGCTGGTGCTTTCTGGAAGCGTATTGTAGAGTACTACAACGCAAGCCCTCACCTCGTTGGGCAAATACCGAGAGAGATTACTTCTTGCAAACAGAGGTGGGCTAGGATCAACGAGCAAGTATCAAAGTTTACTGGATGCTATGATGCGGCTCTGAGGGAGCAGAGAAGTGGCCAAAACgatgatgatgtgatgaaagcGGCCTTGGACATATTCTTCTCAAAGTACGGCAACAAGTTCAGCTTGGATCACTGCTGGAGGGAGCTGAGGCATGACCAGAAATGGTCGTCCACCTATGTGGCTAAGGATGGTGGAAAGGAAAAGCGGAGGCAAGTGTTGGACATTGATAGAGAAGAAGATGACGTGGGAGAAGCAGAGGCTAGACCTATAGGGGTAAAGGCCGCGAAAGCTGGCagtaagaagaaaaagagtggtagagaagaggagttgtCAAAGCTACATGGCGTGTTAGAACTGAAGGAAAAACTCTCTAGGCATAAAGTCCTTGATCGCTTGCTCGCGAAGAAAGAGCCACTGTCTGAGATGGAAACATCGCTAAAACTCAAGCTAATGTCTGAAATGTTATGA
- the LOC106367121 gene encoding UV-B-induced protein At3g17800, chloroplastic → MRSLCRNLSHNLVVVISEILCEKSNPRKKKMQAIGSYGCLCFKHYHSLSKFLSPPSTSPSLLPQRCHSFCIPKLGSSSNNAENGRGRGVTVRASGEDDNFAPIAPVELESPVGQLLDQILRTHPHLLPVTVDQQLDKLSTENDNLKAEPSSSQDILSKRISEVKDKEKRKTLAEIIYCLVVHRFVEKEITMIPQIKPTSDPAGRIDLWPNQEEKLEVIHSAEAFEMIQSHLSSVLGDRTAVGPLSSIVQISKIKLGKLYAASVMYGYFLRRIDQRYQLERTMNTLPKRPDKTRERYEEPSPPYPLWDLDSLIRIQPEEYDPDEYAIQRNEEESSSSYGLRSYVTYLDSDTLQRYATIRSKEAMSLIEKQTQALFGRPDIRILEDGKLDTSNDEVLSLSFSGLAMLVLEAVTFGSFLWDAESYVESKYHFLKA, encoded by the exons ATGAGGAGTCTCTGTAGAAACCTGAGCCACAATTTGGTAGTAGTCATCTCTGAGATACTTTGCGAAAAatcaaatccaagaaaaaaaaaaatgcaagcaATCGGCAGCTATGGCTGCCTCTGCTTCAAGCACTACCACTCTCTCTCCAAGTTCCTCTCTCCTCCCTCTACTTCTCCATCGCTTCTTCCTCAG AGATGCCATTCGTTCTGTATCCCCAAGCTTGGAAGTAGCAGCAACAACGCTGAGAACGGGCGAGGAAGAGGCGTGACAGTGAGAGCCTCAGGAGAAGACGACAACTTTGCCCCGATTGCTCCTGTTGAGCTGGAATCTCCTGTGGGACAGCTTCTGGACCAGATTCTTAGGACACATCCTCATCTCTTACCCGTCACTGTCGATCAGCAGCTCGACAAGTTATCCACCGAAAACGATAATCTCAAAGCCGAACCGTCTTCTTCGCAAGACATTCTCTCTAA GAGGATATCTGAAGTTAAGGATAAGGAGAAACGTAAAACATTGGCAGAGATCATTTACTGCTTAGTGGTGCATAGATTTGTGGAGAAAGAAATCACCATGATCCCTCAGATTAAACCAACCTCAGACCCAGCAGGACGGATAGACTTATGGCCAAACCAAGAAGAGAAGCTTGAAGTCATTCACTCTGCGGAAGCCTTTGAGATGATACAGAGTCACCTGTCTTCGGTTCTTGGAGACAGAACAGCAGTAGGTCCGTTAAGCTCCATAGTTCAGATAAGCAAGATCAAACTCGGGAAACTCTATGCTGCTTCTGTCATGTATGGCTACTTCCTAAGAAGAATCGACCAGAGATACCAGCTTGAGAGAACCATGAACACACTTCCCAAACGGCCTGACAAAACCAGGGAGCGGTACGAAGAGCCTTCCCCTCCGTACCCGTTATGGGACCTGGACTCTTTGATCCGGATCCAACCAGAGGAATATGATCCTGATGAGTACGCAATACAGAGGAATGAAGAGGAGTCGTCGTCGTCTTACGGGTTGAGATCGTACGTTACGTACTTGGACTCGGATACGCTTCAGAGATACGCCACGATACGGTCTAAAGAAGCCATGTCGCTGATAGAGAAGCAGACCCAGGCGCTCTTTGGGCGACCGGACATAAGGATACTGGAGGACGGTAAGCTGGATACGTCTAACGATGAGGTTCTGTCTCTGAGTTTCTCGGGTCTTGCGATGTTGGTTTTGGAAGCTGTGACCTTTGGATCTTTCTTATGGGACGCAGAGAGCTACGTTGAATCTAAGTACCATTTCCTCAAGGCTTGA